The following are from one region of the Gammaproteobacteria bacterium genome:
- a CDS encoding helix-turn-helix transcriptional regulator, with amino-acid sequence MKTIIELYLIENSLKEGERLKNERIRLGLNQADFAERLGIHKNTQTNYESGKRKPSNEYYVAAAELGINIPYVITGNTILDFPKKAAELAHRVFNCYKNGFDSNAMSAIFFIIGSSNLNEEVAGKDKALHPADIDALVKLAIDRGKEFYEAYSAITLYCHDALHSENDKLNVDLLADLIFETINLYDSVKDQFSLVSIHDNMRLVAQQVVNSHSELEKPGK; translated from the coding sequence ATGAAAACAATAATCGAATTATATTTGATAGAAAACAGCCTAAAAGAAGGTGAAAGGCTGAAAAATGAAAGGATTAGGTTAGGGTTAAATCAAGCCGACTTCGCTGAACGTTTAGGTATTCATAAGAATACTCAAACAAACTATGAGAGCGGTAAGAGAAAACCGAGTAATGAGTATTACGTAGCGGCGGCTGAATTAGGAATAAATATTCCCTATGTAATCACTGGAAATACTATTCTTGATTTTCCAAAGAAAGCCGCTGAATTAGCCCACAGGGTGTTCAATTGCTATAAAAATGGTTTTGATTCAAATGCAATGTCAGCAATCTTCTTTATTATCGGTTCAAGTAATTTAAATGAAGAAGTAGCTGGAAAAGATAAAGCTTTGCATCCCGCAGATATTGATGCCCTAGTAAAACTGGCTATTGATCGAGGTAAAGAATTTTACGAAGCTTATAGCGCAATTACCCTGTACTGTCATGACGCTTTGCATTCTGAAAATGATAAGTTGAATGTTGATCTTCTGGCTGACCTAATATTTGAAACTATTAATCTATATGATTCTGTTAAAGATCAATTCTCACTTGTATCCATTCATGACAATATGCGCCTTGTTGCACAGCAAGTAGTTAATAGTCATAGTGAATTAGAAAAACCTGGCAAATGA
- a CDS encoding regulatory protein GemA, giving the protein MRTNDLKQTWKLTPRHKLMAMVHIAAQQLNIAHGSIEYRTWLQNLTGKSSCKDLTDEQLRELIATLRQRGCLERKATGSAPNRPTQIQWRKMEILARRLGFGNAMTPQFAAFVKRITKLESPRFLTRQSISKVIIGLEKWLEYKKQKNDNNGMNGHTAKTPLNAR; this is encoded by the coding sequence ATGCGGACAAATGATTTGAAACAAACCTGGAAGCTAACACCGCGCCATAAGCTGATGGCTATGGTTCATATTGCCGCGCAGCAGCTTAATATCGCGCATGGCAGCATTGAATACCGTACATGGTTGCAAAACTTGACCGGTAAGTCGAGCTGCAAGGATTTAACGGATGAACAATTGCGGGAATTGATCGCCACACTGAGACAGCGGGGCTGTTTGGAGCGCAAAGCTACCGGGAGCGCACCGAACCGGCCAACGCAAATTCAATGGCGCAAGATGGAGATTCTTGCCCGGCGATTGGGTTTCGGTAATGCCATGACACCGCAGTTCGCAGCCTTTGTTAAGCGCATTACCAAATTGGAAAGCCCGCGATTCTTAACCCGGCAATCTATTTCCAAGGTCATTATCGGTCTGGAAAAATGGCTGGAATACAAAAAACAGAAAAATGACAATAACGGCATGAATGGACATACCGCAAAAACACCGTTAAACGCACGTTAA
- a CDS encoding IS5 family transposase (programmed frameshift), whose translation MEITETQYQQIEHCMPRQRGNVSHSNLQILNAILYVTEHGCKWRGLPKRFGNWHTIYTRMNRWAKSGVLQKVFEQLQHQQIIRIKIEAVSMDSTSIKVHPDGTGALKKNGPQSIGKSRGGWTTKIHLVAADTRTAITFPYLRGTHDAPEGRQLLLALGPVSSPTHLLMDRAYEGDQTRQLALELGYIPVVPPKTNRLELWEYDRAMYKKRNEIERLFRRLKGFRRIFSRFDKLDVIFLSFIHFALIVEALR comes from the exons ATGGAAATCACCGAAACTCAATATCAACAGATCGAACACTGCATGCCGCGCCAGCGTGGCAATGTCAGTCATTCCAATCTACAAATTCTCAATGCTATTCTGTATGTTACCGAGCATGGTTGCAAGTGGCGCGGACTACCCAAGCGTTTCGGTAATTGGCATACCATCTACACTCGAATGAATCGATGGGCGAAAAGCGGCGTGCTTCAAAAAGTTTTTGAGCAGCTGCAGCATCAACAAATCATTCGCATCAAGATTGAAGCCGTTTCGATGGATAGCACCAGCATCAAAGTGCACCCTGATGGTACTGGTGCATTAAA AAAAAACGGCCCGCAATCCATCGGCAAATCCCGAGGTGGCTGGACCACTAAAATTCATCTGGTTGCCGCAGATACCAGAACAGCCATAACTTTTCCTTATCTCCGGGGCACACATGACGCACCGGAAGGACGACAACTCCTGTTAGCACTCGGCCCCGTCTCTTCTCCTACTCATCTGCTGATGGATCGCGCTTATGAGGGTGATCAAACCAGACAGCTTGCATTGGAGCTCGGTTATATCCCGGTTGTCCCACCCAAAACTAATCGGCTGGAGCTCTGGGAATATGACCGCGCCATGTACAAAAAACGCAATGAGATCGAAAGATTATTCCGCAGACTCAAGGGATTCCGTCGAATATTCTCCAGATTCGACAAACTGGATGTCATTTTTCTCTCATTCATCCATTTCGCTCTCATCGTCGAAGCACTTAGGTAG
- a CDS encoding DUF2726 domain-containing protein translates to MINAQAIFAESLTNSVNALLNQPLIPYLVIGSVILAFLVFILKLTLISLGRLVDFKYKSLGTLFSDAEQCFFHVLKQSLSDQYEIFAKVRIADILTPDHALSRRNWQSAFFKISSKHFDYVLCDKETLAVVAVIELDDRSHELSKSRSRDIFVQEACRTAGLKLLRFPCRKNYRIQAVREKVINSLNSPA, encoded by the coding sequence ATGATTAATGCTCAGGCAATTTTTGCAGAATCACTAACTAATTCGGTGAATGCTTTACTGAATCAGCCCTTAATTCCATATCTCGTTATCGGCTCTGTGATACTTGCTTTTTTGGTGTTTATTCTCAAGCTTACGCTTATATCACTTGGTAGGCTTGTTGATTTTAAATATAAATCCCTGGGGACGCTGTTTTCTGACGCTGAACAGTGCTTTTTTCACGTATTGAAACAATCTTTATCAGATCAGTACGAAATTTTCGCGAAGGTGCGCATTGCCGACATATTGACCCCAGACCATGCGTTAAGCCGGAGAAACTGGCAATCTGCGTTTTTCAAAATCTCATCCAAGCATTTTGATTATGTGCTTTGTGATAAAGAAACGCTTGCTGTGGTTGCCGTTATTGAACTAGACGACAGAAGTCATGAATTGAGCAAATCGCGCAGTAGAGATATTTTTGTCCAGGAAGCTTGCAGAACTGCTGGATTGAAACTGCTTCGTTTTCCTTGCCGCAAGAATTATCGCATTCAAGCAGTACGGGAAAAAGTAATAAATTCACTGAATTCTCCTGCTTAA
- a CDS encoding IS5 family transposase: MPTDDFFRARLDQIIDLRHPLAVLSNRLPWADIEAALVPAFERKNRQGEVLRSTIFWHNIGDCQWGREHCGSPRLPIRLMASLLYLKHAFNLSDEELVVRWSENVVWQYFSGEEYYTSKLPCDATQIGRFRTAIGEAGVEKLLKATIDTAVHTKAVKPAEFKRVIVDTTIQEKAIAHPVDSRLLEIARGKIVQAARRAGITLKQTYAKEGKALRRRAGGYARARQLRRLHKTVKRQRTILGIVLREIQRKLATVTTVCAASLQQLTTLLERAGRIHKQQPKDNNKLYALHAPEAECIGKGKARKPYEFGVKAGIAVTHKSGLIVGARTFPGNPYDGHILHQQLEQTHRLLEDTGSIPKQVIADLGFRGVDADNPAVEIIHRGKYKSLTKPQRRWLKRRQAVEPAIGHLKSDHRMDRCWLPGQLGDALHAVLCAAGYNLRWLMRAIHRLGIKNSLLRLALLQLINTFYTKRSFVGMTV; this comes from the coding sequence ATGCCGACCGATGATTTTTTCCGAGCGCGTCTCGATCAGATAATTGATCTGCGTCATCCCCTGGCAGTGCTGTCGAATCGACTGCCGTGGGCTGATATTGAAGCAGCACTTGTCCCTGCTTTTGAGCGTAAAAACCGTCAGGGTGAAGTGTTGAGATCAACGATCTTTTGGCACAACATTGGCGATTGCCAGTGGGGGCGTGAGCACTGCGGGTCGCCCCGCTTGCCGATCCGGTTGATGGCATCGTTGCTGTATCTGAAGCATGCGTTCAACCTCAGTGACGAAGAGCTGGTGGTTCGCTGGTCGGAGAATGTGGTGTGGCAGTATTTCAGCGGCGAGGAATATTACACATCGAAGTTGCCGTGTGATGCCACCCAGATTGGCCGTTTCCGCACCGCCATTGGTGAAGCTGGTGTTGAGAAGCTGCTGAAGGCAACGATTGACACTGCGGTGCACACCAAGGCGGTCAAACCGGCTGAATTCAAACGAGTGATTGTTGACACGACAATTCAGGAAAAGGCAATTGCGCATCCGGTGGATAGCCGGTTACTGGAAATTGCTCGCGGCAAGATTGTGCAAGCAGCCAGACGGGCTGGCATCACCTTGAAGCAAACCTACGCCAAAGAAGGCAAGGCGCTGCGCCGAAGGGCAGGCGGCTATGCCCGCGCCAGGCAATTGCGGCGTCTGCACAAAACCGTTAAACGCCAACGCACGATCCTTGGTATCGTGCTGCGGGAGATCCAGCGCAAACTGGCAACCGTGACGACGGTCTGTGCCGCATCGCTGCAGCAATTGACCACGCTATTGGAACGGGCAGGACGGATTCATAAGCAGCAACCCAAGGACAACAACAAACTCTATGCATTGCACGCACCGGAAGCCGAATGCATCGGCAAGGGCAAAGCACGCAAACCTTACGAGTTCGGAGTTAAAGCCGGCATTGCTGTTACGCACAAAAGCGGCCTGATAGTCGGTGCCAGAACCTTTCCTGGCAATCCCTACGATGGTCATATTCTCCACCAACAGCTCGAACAAACGCACAGGCTACTCGAAGATACCGGATCAATACCGAAGCAGGTTATTGCCGATCTCGGGTTCCGGGGAGTGGATGCTGACAATCCGGCAGTGGAAATCATCCATCGCGGCAAGTACAAGTCGCTGACGAAACCGCAGCGGCGCTGGCTCAAGCGCCGGCAGGCCGTGGAACCTGCAATCGGGCATCTGAAGTCGGATCACCGAATGGATCGCTGCTGGTTACCAGGTCAGTTGGGTGATGCACTGCACGCTGTGTTATGTGCGGCTGGCTACAATCTGCGCTGGCTGATGAGAGCTATACACCGTTTGGGCATCAAGAATTCTTTATTGCGACTTGCGCTGCTGCAACTGATCAACACCTTTTACACAAAACGTTCGTTTGTCGGCATGACTGTGTGA
- a CDS encoding RES domain-containing protein, with the protein MSTLKLRQKIKQLNSIDLDKVDYKYLVSLLWSASDGVQVPIQYKSIEIYFRARICNSKKIDKVSELGAPSADLITGYQRCNPPGIPMFYAASKRITALLECDVQEGDIVYLGQWINTAYVPINRIFSHSEMEMHNFSEIDILYHSFLETLFTRKIHKTFNVEYKLTAAATEALTTRYPKEETIKINGKIKNITIDGTGGLYYPSVTNKSNSYNTVFHANFANANLKLVHVTQLKITKKTDREYSIEIIDTTNETQDGNILWLGSRHSIPRQEISKVGVEFFCNGRDWIIPVRDIPLADDDISRFLNE; encoded by the coding sequence ATGTCTACATTAAAATTAAGACAAAAAATAAAACAACTTAACTCCATTGATTTGGATAAAGTAGATTACAAATATCTTGTTTCATTACTTTGGTCTGCATCTGATGGTGTTCAAGTACCAATTCAATATAAAAGTATCGAGATATATTTTCGAGCTAGAATCTGCAATTCCAAGAAAATAGACAAAGTGAGCGAACTTGGAGCGCCATCTGCTGATTTAATCACAGGTTATCAGCGATGTAATCCACCAGGGATTCCAATGTTTTATGCAGCATCAAAACGAATAACAGCCCTATTAGAATGCGATGTACAAGAGGGGGATATTGTATATTTAGGTCAATGGATAAATACAGCATATGTTCCGATAAATCGAATTTTCTCGCATTCAGAAATGGAAATGCATAATTTTTCAGAGATTGACATACTTTATCATTCATTCTTAGAAACTCTTTTTACCCGCAAAATACACAAAACATTTAATGTCGAGTACAAACTCACTGCAGCAGCAACTGAAGCACTAACAACAAGATATCCAAAAGAAGAAACTATTAAAATCAATGGAAAAATTAAAAATATCACCATTGATGGTACGGGAGGTCTTTATTATCCATCTGTCACGAATAAATCAAACAGCTACAACACAGTTTTTCACGCCAATTTTGCCAATGCAAATTTAAAATTAGTGCATGTCACACAACTAAAAATCACCAAAAAAACGGACAGAGAATACTCAATTGAGATAATTGATACTACAAATGAGACTCAAGACGGAAACATATTGTGGCTAGGTAGTCGGCATAGCATTCCTAGACAAGAGATAAGTAAAGTAGGGGTAGAGTTTTTCTGCAACGGCAGGGACTGGATAATTCCTGTTCGTGATATTCCCCTAGCAGATGATGATATCAGCCGTTTTTTAAATGAGTAA
- a CDS encoding CDP-alcohol phosphatidyltransferase family protein, with product MRHKKDQVINLPNLVSLIRILMAPVLFYFAYTKQPDWYIGVLICAVFTDVLDGFLARILNQITAMGSRLDSWGDFIIYSSMAICAWVLWPDIIQREQFYFIIIVLSFTLPVIAGIIKFHTVIGYHTWSVKLAVAVTIISYILLFTETLTWPFRIATWFCVYAALEEIVITLLIPHELVDVRTVWQALRYTRNNRQSG from the coding sequence ATGAGGCATAAAAAAGATCAAGTAATCAATCTTCCAAACCTGGTAAGCTTAATTCGAATATTGATGGCGCCGGTTTTATTTTACTTTGCCTACACAAAGCAGCCTGATTGGTACATTGGAGTATTAATATGTGCTGTCTTTACCGACGTGCTGGATGGTTTTCTAGCCAGGATATTGAATCAAATAACGGCAATGGGTTCGCGTCTTGACAGTTGGGGAGATTTTATCATTTACTCGAGTATGGCAATTTGTGCTTGGGTGCTATGGCCCGACATCATACAACGTGAGCAGTTTTATTTTATTATCATCGTCTTAAGCTTCACTTTGCCGGTAATCGCAGGCATCATTAAATTTCACACGGTAATCGGTTATCACACCTGGAGTGTAAAACTTGCGGTAGCTGTCACCATAATAAGCTATATCTTGCTTTTTACTGAAACTCTGACTTGGCCTTTCAGAATCGCGACTTGGTTTTGTGTATACGCGGCACTGGAAGAAATTGTGATTACATTATTGATACCCCATGAACTTGTTGATGTCAGAACCGTTTGGCAAGCGTTAAGATACACAAGAAATAATCGGCAAAGCGGATAA
- a CDS encoding AAA family ATPase gives MRQPGRYFNQLSLAEVIENALEKYFLEQDEIRAEKQSYGDFVETSVSKKITQGFLMAQEECRMVEISTLPGSGKTTAAKYYLAHYRKKDGFDCPVWMITLSECNITTKLIIWEIYKAIVLNNKPYFDFANPDKKSEYEMIEEIGVVCSNKPYGLLIIDEAQLIGLFHGLVRVGGLNILNALRHFCDRGWFGIALLSNGEVYDRTKKTKNSTQLSSRIWRVRVNKPTENDIDLIMSAWGVSGKLERELSIQLGTGEGCLRTLTDAYRMARYKYPGEDLTHMVIKAALRG, from the coding sequence ATGCGTCAACCTGGACGTTACTTCAATCAATTATCACTCGCTGAAGTAATTGAGAATGCTTTGGAAAAATATTTTCTTGAACAAGATGAAATTCGCGCTGAAAAACAATCTTATGGTGATTTCGTTGAAACCAGTGTTTCCAAAAAAATTACCCAAGGTTTTTTGATGGCACAAGAAGAATGCAGGATGGTCGAAATTTCAACTTTACCGGGGAGTGGAAAAACAACAGCAGCAAAATACTATCTTGCGCACTATCGAAAAAAAGATGGGTTTGATTGCCCCGTATGGATGATAACTTTGTCCGAGTGCAATATAACTACGAAATTGATTATTTGGGAAATTTATAAAGCCATTGTATTAAATAACAAGCCATATTTTGATTTTGCAAATCCTGATAAGAAATCAGAATATGAAATGATCGAAGAAATAGGCGTTGTATGCAGCAATAAACCATATGGGCTTTTAATCATTGATGAGGCGCAACTTATTGGACTATTCCACGGACTCGTTAGAGTAGGTGGCCTCAATATATTGAACGCGCTACGGCATTTTTGTGATCGCGGTTGGTTTGGCATTGCCTTGCTAAGTAATGGTGAAGTGTACGACCGCACCAAGAAAACCAAAAACAGCACTCAGTTATCTAGCCGCATTTGGCGGGTAAGGGTCAATAAACCGACTGAAAACGATATTGACCTAATCATGTCAGCTTGGGGAGTATCTGGAAAGCTGGAGCGTGAATTATCGATTCAATTGGGAACCGGTGAAGGCTGCTTGCGAACTCTCACGGATGCTTACCGAATGGCGCGGTACAAGTACCCCGGCGAAGACTTAACTCATATGGTCATAAAAGCAGCGTTGCGGGGTTAA
- a CDS encoding DDE-type integrase/transposase/recombinase, whose protein sequence is MSKSTQTKTLHVKTIAGFSGDDVWLTITDVSNLTGLNPATIREACSERNGSYRGGGRYTYRKESKRYEILLTSLPQSIQAKYWLEHHKPQQPDLPTDDENQENIQVEHDAYEAIADSYSRKSAGIKENAIRRVNILDEYLKLLKGGFKKEIALKIIQSHHKGISKATLWRWLQQVANHPRQYWEVILAPDYQGRTRTEIHPRAWDFFYTNYGQQSQPDATVIYRETCKEAKKNEWGELPSLKTFLRRWDSNVPENEKILLRQGKTALKESLPHLKRDYTTFGIHQRWESDGRKADVFCLWPDGTISRPWVVVIRELRTRMPLAIKVYTNTNAELVVDALKNAVLLTGTMPEDFSLDNGTEYSNNALNGGQKSPFRYTVLKNQPIGILTRMGINTIWATPYHGAAKGSTESWWNVVARNVDKLCGAAYTGSNAVNRPENCDKKHAIPIEEYAKRLSSCVVAWAKGEFGKHRGHGMNGMSPLELYNHLMESHTRRPVSIEHMRAMRPLVFRRVLSKQLVFQMTIPGFGQVEYTPQDNLAVKRGYSYDILPDPSDPTEPALIYDGAVYMGEAISKAYTPFLDKTASGETWKGRSSAIKKAGVAIKEAKERVKNAEVILNVAEVGLPDLLQSSLLNVLKLPPEKQPEPDDHIRIQEDGSILNTQTGEITKRNARPIFPETTIDKAAEERERELKELEEKVANERLMRWKNGN, encoded by the coding sequence ATGAGTAAGTCAACACAAACCAAAACATTGCATGTAAAAACTATCGCGGGTTTTTCAGGTGATGATGTTTGGTTAACTATCACTGATGTTTCTAATTTGACCGGATTGAATCCAGCAACAATTCGTGAAGCTTGTTCAGAACGAAATGGAAGTTATAGAGGGGGAGGGCGTTACACCTATCGCAAAGAAAGCAAGCGCTATGAAATTCTCCTAACTAGCCTACCTCAATCAATCCAAGCCAAATACTGGTTAGAGCATCACAAACCGCAGCAACCAGATTTACCTACTGATGATGAAAATCAAGAAAATATTCAAGTTGAACATGATGCATATGAAGCTATAGCTGATTCATACAGCAGAAAATCCGCAGGAATTAAAGAAAATGCAATCCGTCGAGTAAATATACTTGATGAATATTTGAAATTGCTTAAGGGTGGTTTCAAGAAAGAAATAGCATTAAAAATCATTCAATCACACCATAAGGGTATTTCCAAAGCGACGTTATGGCGTTGGTTACAGCAAGTGGCTAATCATCCGCGCCAATATTGGGAAGTTATTTTAGCTCCCGATTATCAGGGGCGCACACGCACTGAAATTCACCCAAGAGCATGGGATTTTTTCTACACCAATTACGGGCAACAATCTCAACCGGATGCAACGGTTATCTATCGCGAAACGTGCAAAGAAGCCAAAAAGAATGAATGGGGTGAATTGCCAAGCCTTAAAACATTTTTAAGGCGATGGGATAGCAATGTACCAGAAAACGAAAAGATATTGCTTCGCCAAGGTAAAACAGCGCTAAAAGAAAGCTTGCCACACCTTAAACGTGACTACACAACTTTTGGAATTCATCAAAGGTGGGAATCAGACGGGCGAAAAGCGGATGTATTTTGTTTATGGCCGGATGGGACGATTTCACGTCCCTGGGTTGTTGTTATTCGTGAACTTAGAACACGCATGCCGCTTGCAATTAAAGTGTACACAAATACTAATGCGGAATTGGTTGTTGATGCGCTAAAAAATGCGGTATTGCTGACTGGAACCATGCCGGAAGATTTCTCATTGGATAATGGCACCGAATATTCAAATAATGCATTGAATGGCGGACAAAAAAGTCCTTTCCGCTATACCGTATTGAAGAACCAACCAATAGGAATACTCACTCGGATGGGTATCAATACGATTTGGGCTACACCTTATCACGGCGCGGCAAAAGGAAGCACAGAATCATGGTGGAATGTAGTAGCCAGAAATGTGGATAAGTTATGTGGTGCTGCATATACAGGCTCCAATGCTGTGAATAGGCCGGAAAACTGCGACAAAAAACACGCAATACCCATTGAAGAATACGCAAAACGTTTATCAAGTTGCGTAGTTGCATGGGCAAAAGGTGAGTTTGGTAAGCACCGCGGGCATGGTATGAATGGCATGTCTCCACTTGAGCTATACAACCATTTAATGGAAAGCCATACAAGGCGTCCGGTATCGATTGAACACATGCGCGCAATGCGTCCGTTGGTATTTCGTCGTGTACTCAGTAAACAACTGGTTTTTCAAATGACAATCCCGGGTTTTGGGCAGGTCGAGTATACGCCACAAGACAATTTGGCTGTTAAACGCGGCTATTCCTACGACATTCTTCCAGATCCATCCGATCCCACAGAACCGGCTTTAATTTATGACGGTGCCGTCTATATGGGAGAAGCCATTTCCAAAGCATATACGCCATTCTTAGACAAAACAGCCAGTGGGGAAACATGGAAAGGACGATCATCGGCGATTAAAAAAGCAGGTGTGGCCATAAAGGAGGCAAAAGAACGAGTTAAAAATGCAGAGGTAATACTTAATGTCGCTGAAGTAGGGTTGCCAGATTTGCTGCAATCCAGTTTGTTGAATGTATTAAAACTACCACCAGAAAAGCAGCCTGAGCCGGACGACCACATCCGAATTCAAGAAGATGGAAGTATTTTAAACACTCAAACCGGCGAAATTACTAAGCGTAATGCCCGGCCAATTTTTCCCGAAACCACGATTGACAAAGCAGCGGAGGAACGCGAACGAGAACTGAAAGAGCTGGAAGAGAAAGTAGCAAATGAACGGCTTATGAGATGGAAAAACGGTAATTAG